Part of the Desulfatiglans sp. genome is shown below.
GCTGCAAGGAGTTTTAATAATGGTTTGAGGTTTGAGGTTTGCGGTTTAAGGTTTACGGTTATTAGTCATGTTCACCTTGCACCGTACACCGCATACCGTAAACCTCAGACCGTATACCGTAAACCTATTATCAGCATTCTTTTTTCACCCCGAACTTTGTGAGTATCTCTTCCATCAGGCACCACTTTGTAAATGCAGACTGAAGCAGGTTCAGCCCCACAAAGGCGGTAAAGAGGTGCCAGTAGGGGCTGTGAATATATCCCAGCCCGAGGGAGATAAGAATGAAACTCCCTGCTATAGCCCTTATGATGTGCTCTATTTTCATAAGTTTTACCTCCAGACTATTTTAGCTTCCCTTCTTATGGGTATCCTCTGGTACCTGAACCTGGGATACCCGATCATAAGCGCCCCGAAGGCCTGGTGTCTTTCAGGCAGCGCAAGAGCCTCCTTAAGCGGATCATAGTTTGCCGCAGCGGTCATGAAAAAGCCTGCCCAGCAGCAGCCAAGACCTGTGGCTGAGGTAATAAGCTCAAGGTTAGCAAGCGCAATAACACAGTCATTCTGTGCAAGGCGGTTTTCTTTATCACCATATGTGATAATAATGGCAGGCGCATCCCTTAATATGACATCTGTTCCTGCATCATAATCAGAAATGAGTTTACCTAAATGAGGATTGGGGTTTATACCGGGCACACCCTCGTTTAAAACCACCCTGAAAAAGTCAATTACAAGCCCTGCATATCTCTTTATCTCTGCCCTGTCAGTAACAACAAGCCACCTTACCCCCTGTGAGTTACGCGCAGTAGGTGCATAACGGGCAATATCTAAAAGCCTTGTGATCTTTTCCTGTGAAACAGGTTTATCCTTGTATGCCCTGATTGAACGCCTGCCCTTGAAAAATGCCTCGCACTGCTCGGATGAAAGCCTGAACTCCTCTTCAACTGTTTCAAACCTGTGGATATCAAGGCTCCTGTGCCTTAGCGCCCCTGTGGGACAGACAGCCACACAGTGGCCGCACCTGATGCACATGGACTCAATATCTTTTACAGTAGTAGGAGGGGTCTCTTTATGATATTCAAAAAGCCTTGATGGGCACACTGCAACGCACAGACCATCCTGATTGCATTTATCCTTGTCTATTTCTATGAAGTCCATAAGATTTTCCTTTTCCATTCTGCATTTTTTTAAACAACAGATTTCAATTGCCTGTAGGGGCAGACCTGCGTGTCTGCCCGATCGCTATTTGGGTGGTATAAACCGACACCGCCGGGCAGGCACATGGGCCTGCCCCTACATTATTATCGAAGATTCTATTTATAATCACATTACGTCGATTTTAAAAACATTTCCATGTTTTTTACATCTATATCGTTCTGGGCTGCATAATGGCATCTTCCGGGCAGACCAGAATACATGACCCGCATTCATCACACCTTTCACCTATCATGGTGTATTGGTTCCCGGGCATAATTGCCTTGAAGGTACATACATCAAAACAGGCGCCGCATCCTGTGCATTTTTCCTTTATAATGACATTACCTGGCGGGTTAAACAGTGCCCCGCCAAAGGCAAATCTTGTCCTCAGGAGCTTATGATCCCGGTTGACCATCTCATAATCAAAGTCATAAACCTCACCCTTCCCCCTGTACATAACAAGGCTTCTTGTGGCGGGGTATTTTTTCATATCAAAAAGGGCTACCCTGAACTGCTTATTTGTCTCGGCCTTTTTTAAGACCTCATCTGCCGTGAGCTCTCTTACATCCCCTGTGATCCTGATAGTATATCCGGGTTCAAAATGGGGCACGCCATTTTCATCAGAACCTCCTACCTGTGTAGAAGGATACATTCCGCACACTGCAAGATTGCCGGTGCTGATCATCTGCCTGTAAAAGGGTTTGATAAACATTGTCCTCAGGTAAAGCCCCTCTTCATCCCAGGCATAAAAGTGGGCTATCCTGGAATGGACACAACCATCCTCAATGGTTGAAAAGGCAAGAAAACCTATTTTTTCTATATACCCAAATATCTCTCTCAGTTGCATTATTACCCCATTAAAAAAGGTCTACGGTATTCGGTCTGCGGTTTTGGGTAAAGAGGCCTTAGACCTCAAACCGTAGACCTTTTATTTTACTGGCAAGCCTGATAATTTTCAGTTATGTATTCATATCACATATATCTAAAAATGGGAGGCTTAAAATGGCGGAAAGAAAATATGAAAAGCTGATCACTACAAATCTTAACAGGGGCAAAGACGATATTGGCACCCTTTTGTATCAGTTCAACAGTGATACAGTTAAAAACACCCCATTTTTCACAGATGTCGCCTGGATATGGCCAAAGCCTGAAAAGATAGTGATGGAGGGCACCTCTCATTCCCATGAATTTGATGAACTGGTCACCCTTTTCGGTACAAATCCTGATGATACAAGAGACCTGTGCGGTGAGGTGGAGTTCTGGATTGAGGATGAAAAATATGAGATCACAAACAGTTGCCTGATCTTCATCCCCAAAGGGACAAAACACTGCCCTATTATCTTTCACAAGGTGGAAAGACCCATATTCCATTTTATTATCGGTCAGGCGGGTAAATATAAGAGGTGATATACAGATTGTAGAGACGGGTTTAAAACCCGTCTCTACGAATTTACCAAATGCACCGGTTTTCTAAGGCATCTCAAATATTTCACACCCATGACATTTTTTATAATCCCTTGCATTATTTTTCTTTTTTTTTCAGACTTACAGTTGCAACCCTATTTTCAATATTTAGCTTTACCATATTTTTATATCGGTATAATGTGTTGCGTTTCATATTATTCATTCTCATAACAGACGGTAATTATTATGTTTTTAGAAGATATCATTATCAAGGGGGCAAGGGAGCACAACCTTAAAAATATAGATGTAAAGATTCCCAGATTTAAACTGGTTGTTATTACAGGGGTTTCAGGGAGCGGCAAATCTAGCCTTGCATTTGATACCATTTATGCAGAGGGGCAGAGACGCTATGTGGAGTCGCTCTCCTCCTATGCCCGCCAGTTTATAGACCAGACCGAAAAACCAAAGGTGGATTATATAGGTGGCTTAAGCCCTGCCATTGCTATCGAGCAGAAGGCCGTAAGTAAAAACCCGCGCTCAACCGTGGCAACTGTAACTGAGATCTACGATTATCTCCGTGTGCTATATTCAGGCATAGGCATACCCCACTGCCCCAAGTGCGGTAAAAGGGTGCAGGCACAGTCTGCCCAGGAGATAGTGGAACAGGTAGCAGCGCTTACTCCTGGAACACGCTTGCAGATACTTGCCCCCCTTGCAAGAAACCGCAAGGGGACATTCAAGGATACCTTTATTAACGCAAGGTCAGAGGGCTTTACACGGGTGCGTGTGAATGGCGAAACAAGGTCACTTGATGAAGATATCAGCCTGGACAAGAACAAGAAACATAACATTGAACTTGTGGTGGATAGGCTGGTTGTGCCTGATGAAAATGAAGAAAAGGATTCATTTACCACAAGATTAACCGATTCGGTTGAAACAGCCCTGAAGGCAGGTGAGGGGCTTATTGTTGTTGACAAGGGTGATGGAGATGAATGGCTGCTATCGGAACTAAACTCATGCGTGGACTGCGGCATGAGTTTCCCGCGTCTTACACCAGCCGCGTTCAGCTTTAATTCACCCATTGGCATGTGCCCTGAGTGTAACGGCCTTGGAACAAGGCTTGAGGTTGACCCTGAACTCTTTTATGACCCTGACAAGACCATCAACCAGGGGGCGGTGCGCACATGGGGGGAGATTGCTAAAAAAGGTCATGGAGGCAGATACAAGATTGCAAAACAGATTGTGGAGCAGTTCGGCTATAATCTTGATACAAAGTGGAGAGACCTCTCAAAAAAATGTCAGGATGCCATACTCTATGGCGGTGCAAATATAGCATGGAAGTGGGACAACACCAGGAGCAGCGGTGAATACAAGGGCATTCACGAGGGAGAGGTCAACTCCATCCGCCGAAGATACCACCAGACCAAATCGGAGTT
Proteins encoded:
- a CDS encoding DUF2892 domain-containing protein, which produces MKIEHIIRAIAGSFILISLGLGYIHSPYWHLFTAFVGLNLLQSAFTKWCLMEEILTKFGVKKEC
- a CDS encoding 4Fe-4S binding protein, whose translation is MDFIEIDKDKCNQDGLCVAVCPSRLFEYHKETPPTTVKDIESMCIRCGHCVAVCPTGALRHRSLDIHRFETVEEEFRLSSEQCEAFFKGRRSIRAYKDKPVSQEKITRLLDIARYAPTARNSQGVRWLVVTDRAEIKRYAGLVIDFFRVVLNEGVPGINPNPHLGKLISDYDAGTDVILRDAPAIIITYGDKENRLAQNDCVIALANLELITSATGLGCCWAGFFMTAAANYDPLKEALALPERHQAFGALMIGYPRFRYQRIPIRREAKIVWR
- a CDS encoding 4Fe-4S binding protein, producing the protein MQLREIFGYIEKIGFLAFSTIEDGCVHSRIAHFYAWDEEGLYLRTMFIKPFYRQMISTGNLAVCGMYPSTQVGGSDENGVPHFEPGYTIRITGDVRELTADEVLKKAETNKQFRVALFDMKKYPATRSLVMYRGKGEVYDFDYEMVNRDHKLLRTRFAFGGALFNPPGNVIIKEKCTGCGACFDVCTFKAIMPGNQYTMIGERCDECGSCILVCPEDAIMQPRTI